In Acidobacteriota bacterium, the genomic window GCACCCGGCGCAAACTCCCACACACCGGTGGTCCGAAGCGGGAGCAGCCAACCGCGCTCCCGCAGCAGCCGCGCAGCGACAGATCCAGACACCTCGATGCCGGTCTCAATGGTCAGGGCGTCGAGTTGTTCTAGCGTGACGAGCACAGGCTGCTCGAGTTCGAGAGCTTCCAGGATTGGAGCGACAGATCGAGGTACGCTTCGTTGGGATAGGGCCACGCCACATCTCCTTTGTCACCTGCACACCACTCTAGCCCCATATAGGCCTGAAGTGTGTTTCTTCTGACAACTGTTCACGATGACATGACGGCCCTCTCATCTCCGCAGCACTCTGGCGTACCCGACAGGCAGACTCCTCAGATTCCGTGTCACCCGTTTGGGATGCAGAGGCTCCATTGAACGCTGCTCCAGGAATCCATGGATGGCCGTAGCCCGCGCGGTCGGAAGTAGTCGGCGACCACACCGCGTCCACAAGAGAACGAGAAACAACCCAAAACGACGCGAAGCGATGAGAGCTGAACACCCTTACGCCGCAAGGGTTGTCGCCGATTCTTCAAGGTCAACCGGACCCCCTGATCATCCCTGATAAGGATGAGGTCCCTGGTTCAAATCCAGGTGGGCCCACGGGAACCGAGCAATGCTCGGTTCCTCGCGAGAATCCTGCAGATTCTCGAGGGAACACCAAAGTGTTCCTTGGGAGTTGCTACGCAACTCCGGGGAACGCGAAGACTCATGCCGCGTTCCACCCAACAAACCATCCCCGCAAGTTCCGCTACCCGTAGCCGCGGGCGCCTCCTATGCGCGTATCCGGTGAAATAGCCACCGAATGTCCACAATCTCTTCGTCGCTCAAGACCTTAGGCTCAAATCCAGGTAGGCGGGAACGCCGAAGGCGTTCCTTGGTGAAATCCTCCGGCTGGCGGCGGCTAGGACCCTGTTGAACAATCCGCTTGTGGGCGGGCCGATTCACGGTTGAGGAGTGTCGGGGGGTGAGGTTCGGTGGTTCCGTGTTTCTGGTTTCGGGCTTTTGGCCTGTGGGTGGTGGTGTGGGGCTGGGAATCGGTGTTAGGTGACTGCCCAGACGTGTCCGTTGTGGTTGAGACCCAAGTTGACGAGCCGCCGAAGGTTGATGGCGGCGATCCTTAGGGCGAGCTGTGCCCGGTTCGCTTCGACGCCTCGATATCTGACCCGTCGATGCCCGTTCGCAACGATCCATGAGATGGAGCGTTCAACCATGGGCCGGTATTGGTGATAGTCATCAAGTGATCTTCCCCCGGTTTCCCGGATTGGTGTTCCCCCGGTTTTCCGGAGTCTCCAAGAATCCCAGGGCGAACCTAACCTGGTCGGAGACGAAGGTGGCGAAGAAGTACATCGATCGCATCTCCCCGGCCCTGTGTGCGTTTGAGACTGGGTTTGCCCTCTGGGGCGGGTGGACCGTGTCGACAGGGGCGGGTTTGTCCAGATCGCGCGAGACACCGGAATCATCATTGAAATAAAAGCAAACGACGGCTGAACCGGTGTCGTTGCGTGCGGGGGCTGGTGGATTGGCGGAATGCTAGGTCACTATGCTTGATTCTTCACTCTGAGTTGTGGAGGTTTTGAGGTGTTCGAATACGCTAGAGCTGCGGTCGAAGGGGCGCTTGCTGCTGGTGCCTCGTATGCGGATGCGCGCGTTGTGATCTCCAAGAACGAAGCGATCGACGTTTTGAATCAGGCGGTGCAGACGGTCCGCCACGGTGAGAGCGCCGGTGTTGGCGTTCGTGCGCTTATTGGGTCGTCGTGGGGTTTCTATGCGATCACCTCGCTCACCAACTCCGCAGCGCGGACCGCCGGTGAGAAGGCCGCCGACATTGCCCGTGCCTCTGCGCTGGTGCCGGGAGCAGCGATAACGTTGGCCGACGTGCCTGTGGTACAGGCGTCGTGGGAGACGCCTCACGAGGAGGATCCGTTTGCGGTCTCGTTGTCGGAGAAGGTCGACATGTTGATCCGGGTCTCCAAGACGATGCAGGATGTCGACGGAGTTTCGCTTGCCCGTGCCAGCCTGGCATTTTATGACACGAACAAGTGGTTTGTGTCGTCCCAAGGTGCGGAGATCCATCAGCACATTGTCGAGTCGGGCGGGGGCTTCGACGCCACGGCGATCGGTGAACACGAGACGCAACGTCGGTCGTACCCGCAGAGTTTCGGGCAGTATGCGACCGGCGGATACGAAACGGTTCGGGCGTGGGACTACGAGGCCAATGCCCAACGGGTCGCCGAGCAGGCCATCCAGCTTCTTGCAGCCGACGAGATGGAAGAGGGTGAAACGTCGCTGATTCTCGAAAGTTCGCAGCTTGCGCTCCAGATTCACGAATCGGTTGGGCACGCCATCGAGCTGGACCGCATCCTCGGGTGGGAGGCTGCGTTTGCGGGCACGTCGCACCTCGAACTCGAGAAACTGCGGTCCCACAAGTACGGCTCTGAGCTGATGAACATCACGGCGGACGCAACGCTTGTGGGGGCGTTGG contains:
- a CDS encoding transposase, whose amino-acid sequence is MVERSISWIVANGHRRVRYRGVEANRAQLALRIAAINLRRLVNLGLNHNGHVWAVT
- a CDS encoding TldD/PmbA family protein; translated protein: MFEYARAAVEGALAAGASYADARVVISKNEAIDVLNQAVQTVRHGESAGVGVRALIGSSWGFYAITSLTNSAARTAGEKAADIARASALVPGAAITLADVPVVQASWETPHEEDPFAVSLSEKVDMLIRVSKTMQDVDGVSLARASLAFYDTNKWFVSSQGAEIHQHIVESGGGFDATAIGEHETQRRSYPQSFGQYATGGYETVRAWDYEANAQRVAEQAIQLLAADEMEEGETSLILESSQLALQIHESVGHAIELDRILGWEAAFAGTSHLELEKLRSHKYGSELMNITADATLVGALGSFGFDDEGTPAQRVDIVKDGTWVGVLSGRDSAALAGLEPGGMVRADGYSRLPMVRMTNVGLAPGVGTLDDIIADTADGVYMETNRSWSIDDRRLNFQFGCEIGWEIKNGKRGRMLKNPTYTGITPVFWGSLDRLAGEEEWVHWGVPNCGKGQPMQVGHTGHSASPARFSNVRVGVRA